The following nucleotide sequence is from Acidobacteriota bacterium.
TTCATTACCTCAGGCTCGGAGGAGCCATCCCTCATCTCCACTTCAAACGCCTTGGGGCGCAGGGTAGCGATATAAGGAGGAGAACTAAAACCGAAGGTGGCGATTATCTTACCCAAATAAAGCGGTTTCACCGCCTTGAGCTCACCAGAATCGGCGAGGATCAATTTGGTGCAATCGGAGGCAAGACCAGCCTTCAATCTCGCCGCCACTCGAGGAGCAAGGTCCTTGCCCATTGCGGTAGCCGAAAGAAGGACGATGAGTGGAGACACCTCATCTATCGCCTTGGCAAGGGCAAAGGTGTAGCCCTCAGTGGAGTAGCTGGCAAGAGCTTCACTTTCACCAAGAACCACCTTATCCACCCCCACCTTCTTCAACTCCTCGGGAACGGGTTCCAAATTATTCCCGAGGATAAGGGCAGTAAGAGGAGCGGATAGCCTATCCGCAAGCCTTCTCCCCTCAGAAGCCGCCTCAAGCGACGCCTTTTTCAGCTTGCCATCCCGATGCTCTATGAAAACAAGAACCCCTTCCGCCATTTTCTCCTCCTCAGAAGATCTTCACCTCTTTAGTCAGCCATTCCACAAACTCCTTAGCAACCTCCTCCGAGGTGCCGGTCACCACCTTACCACCGCTCCGCATCGGGGGGAGCTTAAGCTCAACCAGCTCTACCTTGGACGAGGGGGGATCGGAAAGGAGAGAGGCACCATCTATCGTCTCTATCTCCTTCTTCTTCGCCATCATAATCCCCCGAAGGGAGGGATAACGCGGGGTATTAAGCCCCTTACCTGCAGTGATCACCGCGGGAAGTGACGACTCCACCACCTCAGTCAATCCCTCCACCTCGCGATGGGCAACGATCTTCCCCCCATCAAGCTCGAGCTTAGAGACATTGGTGATCTGAGGGAGATCAAGAAGTTCCGCAAGCATCGCCCCAACCTGGCAGTTATCGGTGCCGATACCCATATAACCACAGAGGATAAGGTCATAGTCCCTTTTAGAGATGGCAGAAGCAAGAAGCGAAGCCACGAAAAGGGAATCACCCTCCCCCTCCGTCCTGATATGCACCGCCTTATCCACTCCCATTGCCAACGCTGTCCTCAAGGCAGAGACCACCCGTTCGGGACCTACGCTTATCGCGGTAACTTCTCCCTCGCCACTTTTTTCCTTTATTTTGAGCGCCTCCTCCACCGCATACTCATCATAGGGATTAAGGATAAAGTTGATTTCCGATTCCACGATGGACTTCCCATCCGGACCTATCTTTATCTGAGCTTCGGTGTCCGGAACCTGCTTCACACAGGTAATGATCTTCATCTTCACCTCCCTCCTAACGCCTACTCCTCATACCTCTTAAAGACGAGACAGGCGTTGGTCCCACCGAATCCAAAGGAGTTGGAGATGGCATAGTCGATGGAGAGTTCCCGCGATTTATTGGGCACATAGTCAAGATCGCAGGCTGGGTCTGGCGTATCGTAATTTATGGTGGGATGAACCTTCTGATCTCGAATAGAAAGTACGGTGGCTGCCGCCTCCACCCCTCCAGCAGCGCCAAGGAGATGTCCGATCATCGATTTGGTCGAGCTAACCGCCACCCTCCTTGCCTGATCACCAAAGAGCCGTTTGATCGCTACTGTCTCCGCCACATCACCAGCAAGGGTAGCGGTGCCATGAGCATTTATATAGCTCACCTCCTCGGGCGAGACCTTAGCCTTATCCAGCGCCATCTTCATCGCTCGGTAGGCGCCATCCCCGTCCTCGGGTGGGGCTGAGATATGGTAGGCATCGGCGCTCATCCCATAGCCCACTACCTCAGCATATATCTTGGCATTCCGCTTAAGAGCATAGGACAACTCCTCGAGAATGAGGATACCCGCCCCTTCACC
It contains:
- a CDS encoding electron transfer flavoprotein subunit alpha/FixB family protein; translated protein: MAEGVLVFIEHRDGKLKKASLEAASEGRRLADRLSAPLTALILGNNLEPVPEELKKVGVDKVVLGESEALASYSTEGYTFALAKAIDEVSPLIVLLSATAMGKDLAPRVAARLKAGLASDCTKLILADSGELKAVKPLYLGKIIATFGFSSPPYIATLRPKAFEVEMRDGSSEPEVMKLDLAGVEEKIRAKAVDYLVPESGTADITEAEVIVSGGRGLGCADNFNVLKELADLLNGAVGASRAAVDSGWVDHQIQVGQTGKTVSPTLYLACGISGAIQHLAGMSSSRFIAAINKDPDAPIFKVADFGIVGDVLEVVPAIAKELKKVKGA
- a CDS encoding electron transfer flavoprotein subunit beta/FixA family protein — encoded protein: MKIITCVKQVPDTEAQIKIGPDGKSIVESEINFILNPYDEYAVEEALKIKEKSGEGEVTAISVGPERVVSALRTALAMGVDKAVHIRTEGEGDSLFVASLLASAISKRDYDLILCGYMGIGTDNCQVGAMLAELLDLPQITNVSKLELDGGKIVAHREVEGLTEVVESSLPAVITAGKGLNTPRYPSLRGIMMAKKKEIETIDGASLLSDPPSSKVELVELKLPPMRSGGKVVTGTSEEVAKEFVEWLTKEVKIF